The genomic stretch GTCCCGGCATCGGTCTGACGTCGATGCGCGAACGAGTCGAGGAACTCGACGGCGCCTTCTCCATCGGCGCCGGCCCGCGAGGCGGCACTGTCGTCAGGGCTGTCATCCCTGTTCAGGAGAGAGAGGACTGGTGAGCATCCGGCTACTCATCGCCGACGACCACCCGCTGGTCAGGGACGGTCTGCGCGCGCTGATGTCGACGGTGGACGGTGTGGAGGTCGTCGCCGTGGCCGAGGACGGGGCGCGGGCGCTCGTGGCGGTACGCGAGCATGCCCCCGACGTGGTGCTGATGGACATCGCGATGCCCGTGATGGACGGGATCGAGGCCACCCGCCGGCTGGCCGCCGAGCCGTCTGCCCCCTTCGTGGTGATGCTGACCATGTCGGATGACGACCTGTCGCTGCTGGCCGCCGTACGCGCGGGCGCTCGCGGCTACCTGCTGAAGGACGCGAGCCAGGAGGACGTGGTGGCCGCCGTGAGGGCGGCCGCGCGGGGGCAGGCGGTGTTCGGTGCGGGAGTCGCCGAGGCGGTGATCGGGCTGCTGCACGCGCCGCCCAGGACCTCGCCGCGGCCGTTCCCCGAGCTCACGGACCGGGAGTACGAGATGCTCGGCCTGATCCGCGATGGGCTGGGAAATCACGCGATCGCGGCGCGCCTGGGCGTCAGCCCGAAGACGGTGGCCAACACGGTCTCGGCGATCCTGGCCAAGCTGGGGCTGCCGGACCGGGCGGCGGCGGTGGCGACCGCTCGCCGTGCGATCCCGGGCTGACGGGACGGCAGCCCGGCGCAACGGGAACGAACGCTCTGCTGGACGGGAACGCGCCGGCAGCACTCTGGGGTCGCAACGAACGACTTCCTTCTGAGTTTCTGAGAGGAAACCCCATGCTTCCCACGCGTGCTGTCGCACCGCTGACCGCCGCCGCCGCGGCGCTGACGCTCGGCGTCACCCAGCTGGCCACGGGACACCAGAACATCCCGTTCGTCACGTTCGCCGACTACTTGATCGAGGGCTCATACGCGCTCTACCTGGTCGCGGCGGTGTTCGCCGTGCTTGACCTGCGAGCCGCCCACACGGGGCCCGGCGGCTGGGGGCGGCTCGGCGACATGGGCGCCGGCCTCTACGCCCTGGGCCACGCGCTGCTCGCGGTGCCCGTCGTCGTGACTTTCGTTCGCGGGGACAATCCGCCGGAGGTGCTGTTCACCCTGTTCACGCCGGGGCTGGTCGCTTGGCTGCTCGGGCTCGTGCTGATGGCCGTCGGAGCGTTCAAGGGCAGGCGGATCCCGCGCGCCGTCGCGGTCGCCCTGCCTGCCACGCTGCCGCTGACCCTGGCGCTGGGCGATCCCGGGGTGCTGGTGGAGGTGGTCACCTGGGCGGTGCTGGCCGCGTTCCTGCTGAGGCAGATGCGCGCGGCGGAGCCTGCGGCCCCGCACGCCACGGACTGGCAGCACCACAGCTGACCACGTCTGGTTCTGTGGTCGCTCGACGGGACGGATGCGGCGTTGCTCGCTCAGATGCCGATGAGCCGGACACGGTCGCCGCACAGCCGGGCCATGTCGTCGACATCGGAGGTCAGCATGGCCACCGGACCTCGCTGGCGCAGCGCCACCTCGGCGACCGTCGCGTCGATCGCGTATTTGTGACCGTGCAGACCTGCGGCCTGGAGCATACTCGCGGCCACCCTCGCCGCCACTTCGGACACCGGCTCAACCTTGACGCGGGAGAGCACCCACTGAAGCCGAGGCATGCTCACCCGCGCGTGGCTGACTTCCACGATGGTGTTGGCGCCGATGACGAGATCGGCACCCATGGTATGGAACACCTGGAACATCGCGAGAATCTTGCGGTCCTGCGCGATCCAGGC from Nonomuraea polychroma encodes the following:
- a CDS encoding DNA-binding protein — encoded protein: MIAHVETVVLDSQGLSAWIAQDRKILAMFQVFHTMGADLVIGANTIVEVSHARVSMPRLQWVLSRVKVEPVSEVAARVAASMLQAAGLHGHKYAIDATVAEVALRQRGPVAMLTSDVDDMARLCGDRVRLIGI
- a CDS encoding response regulator, which codes for MSIRLLIADDHPLVRDGLRALMSTVDGVEVVAVAEDGARALVAVREHAPDVVLMDIAMPVMDGIEATRRLAAEPSAPFVVMLTMSDDDLSLLAAVRAGARGYLLKDASQEDVVAAVRAAARGQAVFGAGVAEAVIGLLHAPPRTSPRPFPELTDREYEMLGLIRDGLGNHAIAARLGVSPKTVANTVSAILAKLGLPDRAAAVATARRAIPG